From the genome of Scytonema hofmannii PCC 7110, one region includes:
- a CDS encoding PEP-CTERM sorting domain-containing protein (PEP-CTERM proteins occur, often in large numbers, in the proteomes of bacteria that also encode an exosortase, a predicted intramembrane cysteine proteinase. The presence of a PEP-CTERM domain at a protein's C-terminus predicts cleavage within the sorting domain, followed by covalent anchoring to some some component of the (usually Gram-negative) cell surface. Many PEP-CTERM proteins exhibit an unusual sequence composition that includes large numbers of potential glycosylation sites. Expression of one such protein has been shown restore the ability of a bacterium to form floc, a type of biofilm.), translating into MKNLALLSATALAATSGLVFGTMQTASALTWNWSYSGTGLAASGTFTTNDTTNDLGFYQISGITGTRNGETITGLQASGTPIPGNEPFDVDNLISLNTQQLTGDGFGYFTSGGNYSNPFFASFLPTPGYLEVFSAPPFIPGFENFGPEDSELPISFSATIITVPEPTSILSLLALSTLGALSILKRQVKDEVLHR; encoded by the coding sequence CTACTATCTGCTACAGCCCTTGCTGCAACATCTGGATTAGTTTTCGGGACAATGCAAACCGCCTCTGCTTTAACTTGGAACTGGAGTTATTCTGGTACTGGTTTAGCGGCGAGTGGTACTTTTACCACAAATGACACCACTAACGATTTGGGTTTTTACCAGATTTCTGGAATTACTGGTACGCGAAATGGTGAAACAATTACGGGTCTGCAAGCCTCCGGGACTCCAATACCAGGAAACGAACCTTTTGATGTTGACAATTTAATTAGTCTGAATACTCAGCAGTTAACGGGTGACGGTTTTGGGTATTTTACATCAGGAGGAAACTACTCTAATCCGTTTTTCGCTAGTTTTTTGCCGACACCGGGTTATTTAGAGGTTTTCTCTGCGCCGCCATTTATACCAGGTTTTGAAAATTTTGGACCAGAAGATAGTGAGTTACCCATTAGTTTTTCTGCAACCATAATCACTGTCCCTGAACCCACCTCCATCCTTAGCTTACTCGCCCTCAGCACTCTCGGCGCTCTTTCCATACTGAAACGTCAAGTCAAGGATGAAGTCCTTCATAGATAA
- a CDS encoding low molecular weight protein tyrosine phosphatase family protein, which produces MKLLFICSQNRLRSPTAEAVFCEYEGLEVESAGLDREAEIPLCSESIQWADIIFVMEKSHIRKLSNKFQRWLKDKRVICLDIPDEYEYMDSTLVELLKKKVLPLLGTF; this is translated from the coding sequence ATGAAATTACTGTTTATTTGCAGCCAGAATCGTTTACGCAGTCCGACAGCCGAAGCTGTGTTCTGTGAGTATGAGGGATTAGAGGTAGAATCAGCCGGACTGGACCGGGAAGCAGAAATACCTTTATGCAGTGAATCAATTCAGTGGGCAGATATCATTTTTGTGATGGAAAAGTCCCATATAAGAAAACTTTCAAATAAATTTCAACGTTGGCTTAAAGACAAGCGAGTGATTTGTCTGGATATTCCTGATGAGTATGAGTATATGGACTCTACTTTGGTGGAGTTGCTAAAGAAAAAAGTGCTACCACTGCTCGGAACCTTTTAA